Part of the Halococcus saccharolyticus DSM 5350 genome, GGGACGACGAGAACGGTCCGATCGAGAAGCTCCGTTCCCTCGGTGGTGACGATAGGGACGACAGCGATACCGACGCCGGTGGTGAGAGTAGCGAAAGCGTGGCCGGCACCGAAGGCGGTATGGAACGTGACGACATCGAAGTGCCGTCCGAGACGATCCAGCAGCGGGTCCAATCGAAGCTCAGCGACGCCGTCGGGGAGTTCAGAGAGAGCTTGCTCGACAGCAGAGAACGGATCGAAGCGCTCAAAGAGGAAAACGAGGCCCGAACCGGGGACGTCGAACAGCCCGACTCGCGGAACCCGACGGCTTATTCCTCGATCCCGAGTACACGAACCGACATGAGTGGCACGACGGCGTTTTCGACGGTGCCCGAGGAGACCCGGTACTCGTCGGCCCCGAACCGGCCGCGGCTCTACGGATCGCGCCTCGACCGGGCGGCGGAGGAGCACGATGAGTGAGCGTGGCGGTCCGACACGGCGAAGCGACAGTCTCGCGGACGTCGTCGAGATGTTGCTCGACAAGGGCGTCGTGATCAACGCCGACATCGCGGTTTCGGTCGGTGATACCGAACTCCTCGGCGTCCAGCTCCGAGCGGCACTCGCCTCCTTCGAGACCGCCGCGGAATATGGACTAGAGTTCCCCGACGGAACGGACATGCGCCGGGTCGAGGCGGCCTCGGACCGGACGCCGGTCGAGGAACTCGACGACGAGCGTGACGAGCCGGTAATCAACGAGAGCGGGTCGTGGCTCTCCGAACCGCCGATCACGAGCGACGAGAGCGAATCCGACGACCACGCGAAGCCACCCTCACAGCCCGGCGTCGGTGCGAGACCGCGGGTCGGCGAACGCTCCGATGTCGAGACCGACGAGAACGAGGACGGCGACGATGGCGATGACGAACCGGACGAAACCGGCGAGGGCAGCGATGACGAAGATTGATCTCGACGGCGACGACGCCGCCGACGGGCTGATGACGCTGGTGCTCGCTGTCATCGAGATCCTCGTCGACGCGCTCGAACGCGAAGCGATCCGCCGGATGGAGTCTGGCGAGCTGACCGACGAGGAGGTCGAACGCCTCGGCACACAGCTCGCGGCGGTCGAAGAAGAGATCGACCGACTCGAAGCCGAGGCGGAGGTATCCGAACCGGTCGACGACCTCCGCGGCGAACTCGACGAGCTCGTCACCGATCTCGTCCATCGGGCGCACGAGTCCGACCGGGCCGAGCAGGGCGTGATTCGGGATGAGTGAGTCGGCGAACGAGTTCGAGACCGGACGGTATCTCTACTGTGTCGTGACCGTCGACGACGAGACGACTACCGGCGAGGAACTCGCACGGACGGGTGTCGACGACGAACCAGTGTATCTCGTCGTCGAGGACGATCTCGGTGCGGTGGTCCACGCCTGCGACGCACTCTACGACGCTGCCGACCCCGACGTGGTCCGAAAGTGGCTCCTCGATCACCAGGCAACGATCGATGCGGCGGGCGAGCGCTTCGGGACGCCGTTGCCGTTCCAGTTCGACACTATACTGACCGGCGACGACGACCGCGTGCGCGAGTGGCTCACCGAGGAATCGGCAACGCTCACGCCCCATCTCGATGCGCTCGCGGACCACTGGGAGTACCGAGTCGAAGTCAGTCGAGACGACGCGGTTCTCGACGAGGACCTCACGGCCGACGACGATCGTCTCGCAGAGCTCGCCGATCGGATCGAGTCGGCGGGCGAGGGGACTGCCCATCTCCTCGAAACTCAGTACGAACAGCGCCTCGACGAACTCCGTCACGAGCGCCAGGCCGAGCGAACGCGGGAACTGGCCGAACGACTCGAACCGCACGCCAGCGAGGTTCGAGAACTCTCACCCGAGCGTTCGACGACGCTCGACGACGATACGAACGATGACGATGCTGGGGGGGCGACTACCCAGGCACGTGCCTCGGTGCTGGCTCACGAGTCAGACGAGGAGGTGATCGGTGACGTGCTCGACGAGGTGGCGGCCGAGTCAGGTGTCGAGGTGCGCTTCACTGGGCCGTGGCCACCGTACACGTTCGCCCCGACGTTCGACGAATGAAGCCATCGAAACCAGAGAACGGCGCGGTGGTCGACCTCGTGGACGCGATCCTCCGTGACGGGGTCGTGCTCCAGGCCGACGTCATCATCTCGGTCGCCGACGTCCCGCTGATCGGGTTGAAACTCCGCGCCGCACTCGCGGGGATGGATACGATGACCGAGTACGGCATCTTCGA contains:
- the gvpJ gene encoding gas vesicle protein GvpJ, with the translated sequence MSERGGPTRRSDSLADVVEMLLDKGVVINADIAVSVGDTELLGVQLRAALASFETAAEYGLEFPDGTDMRRVEAASDRTPVEELDDERDEPVINESGSWLSEPPITSDESESDDHAKPPSQPGVGARPRVGERSDVETDENEDGDDGDDEPDETGEGSDDED
- a CDS encoding gas vesicle protein K; this encodes MTKIDLDGDDAADGLMTLVLAVIEILVDALEREAIRRMESGELTDEEVERLGTQLAAVEEEIDRLEAEAEVSEPVDDLRGELDELVTDLVHRAHESDRAEQGVIRDE
- the gvpL gene encoding gas vesicle protein GvpL, which produces MSESANEFETGRYLYCVVTVDDETTTGEELARTGVDDEPVYLVVEDDLGAVVHACDALYDAADPDVVRKWLLDHQATIDAAGERFGTPLPFQFDTILTGDDDRVREWLTEESATLTPHLDALADHWEYRVEVSRDDAVLDEDLTADDDRLAELADRIESAGEGTAHLLETQYEQRLDELRHERQAERTRELAERLEPHASEVRELSPERSTTLDDDTNDDDAGGATTQARASVLAHESDEEVIGDVLDEVAAESGVEVRFTGPWPPYTFAPTFDE
- the gvpM gene encoding gas vesicle protein GvpM — protein: MKPSKPENGAVVDLVDAILRDGVVLQADVIISVADVPLIGLKLRAALAGMDTMTEYGIFEEWDVTHRRRARDDTRQSSFAASERTPIDAEQANTDSQDTNAETDE